In Chryseobacterium gleum, a single genomic region encodes these proteins:
- a CDS encoding DUF6755 family protein — MSIRKKPIKKVTFRVNEMLVAIISIYILLVSMQMWLLFGTINKALDKEHIDFAWYSAIGSVVIFLCTIFFLRYVPDIPTGQIKNSEAENDDKAY, encoded by the coding sequence ATGTCAATACGAAAGAAACCCATCAAAAAAGTAACATTCCGCGTCAACGAGATGTTGGTTGCCATCATCAGCATTTACATCTTGTTGGTCAGTATGCAGATGTGGCTTTTGTTCGGAACCATTAACAAAGCTTTAGACAAAGAACATATCGATTTTGCTTGGTATTCCGCAATCGGTTCTGTTGTTATATTTCTGTGTACTATTTTCTTTTTGAGATATGTACCCGATATTCCGACTGGACAAATCAAAAATTCAGAAGCTGAAAACGATGACAAAGCCTACTGA
- a CDS encoding ubiquinol-cytochrome c reductase iron-sulfur subunit, producing the protein MSEDNKKIPAWKADFPIKKREAAYVSRKEFIKLITFFSGTLALANVAIPVFNYFKKEEKLGEYFVGLTTDLNIGGMRTFYINEDHRNPYMLIRLAEDKWKVFEQKCTHLSCSVLYNHDEKVIECPCHHGFFNPDDGSVIQGPPPRPLPQLTVVIKDDKIFVTDFIKEAKETHGHG; encoded by the coding sequence ATGTCAGAAGATAATAAAAAAATCCCCGCCTGGAAAGCCGATTTCCCCATCAAAAAACGAGAGGCAGCTTACGTTTCCCGCAAAGAATTCATCAAACTCATTACCTTTTTTTCTGGGACTTTAGCATTAGCAAATGTGGCGATTCCGGTGTTTAATTATTTCAAAAAAGAAGAAAAACTCGGCGAATATTTCGTGGGATTGACCACCGACCTTAATATTGGAGGAATGCGGACTTTCTACATCAACGAAGATCACAGAAATCCTTACATGCTTATCAGATTAGCCGAAGACAAATGGAAGGTTTTCGAGCAAAAATGCACGCATCTTTCGTGTTCCGTTCTATACAATCACGATGAAAAAGTAATAGAATGTCCTTGTCATCACGGTTTTTTCAATCCCGACGATGGTTCTGTCATTCAAGGCCCGCCACCAAGACCTCTTCCACAATTAACGGTTGTCATCAAAGATGATAAAATTTTCGTGACAGATTTCATCAAAGAAGCCAAGGAAACGCACGGTCACGGATAG
- a CDS encoding 4Fe-4S dicluster domain-containing protein produces MAEQFEKFNDMEFFVDMQRCIGCHSCEMACAECETNGETSMIHIHYVDRAETIQTTVQVCMHCEDPICANVCPADAITKDEYGIVHTADTSKCIGCANCVIGCPFGVPQIPDQSAMLMMKCNMCYDRTSTGLKPMCATVCPSGALTFDTRENVAKKRPNSSPVNRFIFGKEVVNTKVNIMMPKGSEELKVF; encoded by the coding sequence ATGGCGGAGCAATTTGAAAAATTTAATGATATGGAGTTTTTCGTGGATATGCAGCGATGCATCGGCTGTCACTCGTGCGAGATGGCTTGTGCGGAGTGTGAAACCAACGGAGAAACCTCGATGATTCATATTCATTATGTTGACAGAGCAGAGACGATTCAGACCACAGTTCAGGTTTGTATGCACTGCGAAGACCCGATTTGCGCAAACGTTTGTCCGGCAGACGCAATCACAAAAGACGAATATGGAATCGTACACACGGCAGATACTTCCAAATGCATCGGTTGTGCCAATTGTGTCATCGGTTGTCCGTTCGGAGTTCCACAGATTCCGGACCAAAGCGCAATGCTGATGATGAAATGCAACATGTGCTACGACAGAACAAGTACTGGACTCAAGCCAATGTGTGCAACAGTTTGTCCGAGTGGCGCATTAACCTTTGATACCAGAGAAAATGTTGCGAAGAAAAGACCAAACAGTTCGCCAGTCAACCGCTTTATTTTCGGGAAAGAAGTCGTGAATACCAAAGTGAATATAATGATGCCGAAAGGCAGCGAAGAATTAAAAGTTTTTTAA
- a CDS encoding molybdopterin oxidoreductase family protein, producing MAKLPVTADEIINVFGPHKHYPNKGTVRSNPQNPDALVKTHCCFCGLQCGIQLKVKDKKVVGFEPWNDFPFNEGRLCPKGVQRYMQDNHPDRLLSPYKRVEGKGFVPIEWDEAYDVVINEIKRIQEKYGKNSFAMLSGVSLTNEKSYMIGKFARVALKTANLDYNGRLCMVSAGAGNKKAFGMDRSSNSWADLAHAEVIIITGANVSECFPVLTHKIWEARDNGAKLIVIDPRQIPIARTADIHLPLRPGTDSALTNTMLKVLIDNNWLDNDFIHNYTSGFEETAEAVKDCTLEWGEEVTGIPKELIYKAAEMWGKAKTSFLMHARGIEHHSKGVQNVSSCINLVLATGRIGKPYCGYGTITGQGNGQGGREHGHKCDQLPGNRDIENPEHRKFVANVWGIKEEDMPGKGLSAYEIIEAINRGEIKGLLSICFNPLVSLPNNSNVRAALEKLEFYAGIDFFLSETLRHANIILAGSLQEEEEGTTTSAEGRVIRIRAVVDPPGKAKRDSEILMELARRLGEGDKFNYKNSEETFNELRVASRGSAADYYGITYERVEKNLGIFWPCPTEDHPGTPRLWEDKVFNTNDKKAHFNPTPYKKPTEEPDEDYPIVLTTGRVVSQYLSGSQTRRIGKLVDLYPEPLLEIHPKLAAKYGIEENDLIKVSTRRGSALFPANVVETIRQDTVFIPYHWGGVNSANQLTVDALDPVSKIPEFKVCACKVEKTGRKKGENSKEFANQSRDIQY from the coding sequence ATGGCAAAATTACCTGTAACAGCCGACGAAATCATCAATGTTTTCGGACCGCACAAACATTATCCAAACAAAGGTACAGTGAGGTCTAATCCTCAAAATCCTGATGCTTTGGTAAAAACGCATTGCTGTTTTTGTGGTTTGCAATGTGGCATTCAATTAAAAGTAAAAGACAAAAAAGTCGTAGGTTTTGAACCTTGGAACGATTTCCCTTTTAATGAGGGTAGACTTTGTCCAAAAGGTGTTCAGCGCTATATGCAGGATAATCATCCGGACCGTTTGCTTTCGCCATACAAAAGAGTAGAAGGTAAAGGTTTTGTGCCGATAGAATGGGATGAAGCGTACGATGTTGTGATTAATGAAATTAAAAGAATACAGGAAAAATACGGAAAAAATTCTTTCGCAATGTTGTCCGGCGTTTCTCTTACCAATGAGAAAAGTTATATGATCGGGAAATTTGCCCGAGTTGCTTTGAAAACCGCAAACCTCGATTACAACGGTCGTCTTTGTATGGTGAGTGCAGGTGCAGGAAACAAAAAAGCCTTTGGAATGGACAGGTCTTCCAACAGTTGGGCAGATTTGGCGCACGCAGAAGTCATCATCATTACCGGAGCAAATGTGAGCGAATGTTTCCCAGTTTTAACCCATAAAATCTGGGAAGCTCGTGATAACGGAGCCAAATTGATTGTCATCGACCCACGTCAGATTCCGATTGCCAGAACTGCCGATATTCATCTGCCATTGAGACCCGGAACCGATTCTGCATTGACGAATACAATGTTGAAAGTTTTAATTGATAATAATTGGCTGGATAACGATTTTATTCATAATTACACTTCAGGATTTGAAGAAACTGCCGAAGCTGTAAAAGATTGCACTTTGGAATGGGGAGAAGAAGTAACCGGAATTCCGAAAGAATTAATTTATAAAGCCGCAGAAATGTGGGGTAAAGCCAAAACAAGTTTTCTGATGCACGCTCGTGGAATCGAACATCATTCTAAAGGCGTTCAAAATGTTTCAAGCTGTATCAATTTAGTTTTAGCAACCGGTAGAATCGGGAAACCTTATTGCGGTTACGGGACGATTACAGGGCAAGGGAACGGACAAGGCGGTCGTGAACACGGTCACAAATGCGACCAACTTCCAGGAAACAGAGACATCGAAAATCCCGAACATCGAAAATTTGTTGCCAATGTCTGGGGAATCAAAGAAGAAGATATGCCCGGAAAAGGTTTAAGTGCTTATGAAATTATTGAAGCTATCAACCGAGGCGAGATTAAAGGTTTACTTTCAATTTGTTTTAATCCTTTGGTTTCTTTGCCAAATAACAGTAACGTTCGTGCAGCATTAGAAAAATTAGAGTTTTACGCCGGAATTGATTTCTTTTTATCAGAAACTTTGCGCCACGCCAACATTATTCTCGCTGGTTCATTGCAGGAAGAGGAAGAAGGAACAACAACTTCTGCAGAAGGTCGCGTTATCAGAATCCGTGCAGTAGTTGATCCACCCGGAAAAGCAAAACGGGACAGCGAAATTTTAATGGAACTCGCCAGAAGATTAGGCGAAGGAGATAAATTTAATTATAAAAACAGCGAAGAAACTTTTAATGAATTAAGAGTTGCATCCAGGGGAAGCGCCGCAGATTATTACGGAATTACTTACGAAAGAGTAGAAAAAAATCTCGGAATTTTCTGGCCTTGTCCTACCGAAGATCATCCCGGAACACCGAGACTTTGGGAAGACAAGGTTTTCAATACCAATGATAAAAAAGCGCATTTCAACCCAACGCCTTATAAAAAACCAACCGAAGAACCAGACGAAGATTATCCGATTGTGTTGACAACGGGTAGAGTTGTAAGCCAATATTTAAGCGGTTCTCAGACAAGAAGAATTGGGAAATTAGTTGATTTGTATCCCGAACCATTATTGGAAATCCATCCAAAACTGGCAGCGAAATATGGCATCGAAGAAAATGATTTAATTAAAGTTTCTACAAGACGAGGAAGCGCATTATTTCCTGCAAATGTGGTGGAGACCATCAGACAAGACACTGTTTTCATTCCTTATCATTGGGGCGGAGTCAATTCTGCAAACCAATTAACGGTCGATGCTTTGGACCCGGTTTCAAAAATTCCCGAGTTTAAAGTTTGTGCCTGCAAAGTGGAAAAAACAGGACGAAAAAAAGGTGAAAATTCAAAAGAATTTGCCAACCAAAGTAGAGATATTCAATATTAA
- a CDS encoding helix-turn-helix domain-containing protein — protein MASLFQLSVKKRFIINLLYLIDHLGLDKDNVLKAELTKTDLAAYIGTTYETMHRVISEMVNENILIFSGKRIKIADLEKLKLDFV, from the coding sequence ATGGCAAGTTTATTTCAGTTGTCTGTAAAGAAACGTTTTATCATTAACCTTTTATATCTTATTGATCATTTAGGACTTGATAAAGACAATGTTTTAAAAGCTGAACTAACCAAGACAGATTTGGCGGCATATATAGGAACAACCTATGAAACTATGCACCGGGTAATTTCAGAAATGGTAAACGAAAATATCCTCATATTTTCAGGAAAACGAATAAAGATTGCAGACTTAGAGAAATTGAAGTTAGATTTTGTTTAA
- a CDS encoding Crp/Fnr family transcriptional regulator, producing the protein MNKKLSECSHTCFMCQNITQDWWQMIDLKRFLIKVKKGQKFIEEGNEMSGVYFIQDGFVKVHKHWEEREMIVRFGKKGDIVGHRGISTANLLSPISATAMIDSVLCFVELDFFKTLLKTNNTLLMN; encoded by the coding sequence ATGAATAAAAAATTAAGTGAATGTAGTCATACGTGTTTTATGTGTCAAAACATAACGCAGGATTGGTGGCAGATGATTGACCTAAAAAGGTTTTTGATCAAGGTTAAAAAGGGGCAAAAATTCATAGAGGAAGGGAATGAGATGTCAGGAGTTTACTTTATACAGGATGGTTTTGTAAAAGTTCATAAGCATTGGGAAGAGCGTGAAATGATTGTGAGATTTGGTAAAAAAGGCGATATAGTCGGACACCGCGGAATTTCGACGGCTAATTTACTTTCTCCAATTTCTGCCACGGCAATGATAGATTCTGTTCTCTGCTTTGTAGAACTGGATTTTTTTAAAACCTTGTTGAAAACCAATAATACTTTGCTTATGAATTGA
- a CDS encoding NACHT domain-containing protein, translating to MLNSTQIRVFVSCPGDVNDEKNIIKEVCKSLNHQLSIKDRGIFFEVLDFKDIVAPWGNRSQEEINFRFSGYDIYIGLLWMKYGTASGADDPATGKPYGSGTEEEFRLAVQKFKDGQKIAIYFFFKEPRKSTSIKETEDLLKVQKFKTEIQDSGWVHTFPDLADKTSFVNKIHQVLNDWVWEVEQKKRVEEKNEFFKENQVTTATAESIDFSNFIIGIVPYKKVIHRTLSPYDSNADSIDSFFDTSNRKTLAELAAEETRIVVLGGAGSGKSTELSNLVAHYSVPNSPFVPVFQKMNTYVNENIEDFLPRDWNKIPENICLVILDGLDEIEPVNFNTAVRKISSFSSKFPSIHIVISCRTNFYEFPSDISGGTLSDFDVYLFDDIDVKDIRTYAHEEYQINGGEFIKEAYNKGFKDLIIQPFFLQILLEKYKLNADLEISKADLLNEFIEKRFDFDQIHFNGTTNLKLQKNRVMELLRKVALTMEFMGKNYVSFDQLSQILPDPADLDLIRYSTTFKNFDDDPAVWGFEHNNIQEFLAASSLHEMSIEEIKETISFKGKIIKPSWVNTLFFLMSIIDDNKRKGLIEWILKIEPEILVKIEPDKIDPQIRFEIFKNIFNHYKKQGVWLRSNKFTAIELARFAPMESANEFLLKELLDKNNSRYTRLNALHLIDDQHLGAQENVKTKEALLSFILEETTDVHYFNAAAYALGTLGYANRAVIDELMKVYGKRNNQYIRSAMYRLIHKAQLESEYVDYLIQGLDISEQDKDRDKVNLLDEEMQLTEVFSANFGIEALKKILKYLSDDTNSRVLFRLDNREKVLKSIIDQSAELYNQYPDLYDLINKAYKHNIRLGDEKSLDILSSFFNKTETSLRIFKEIFGNSAILSYERAHLYKRLVNKDAIDYVIGLYKEHNLTNEDLLSFYKEVKWYGSQQIKEEFNYLEQQIRENSKVLDNVSEPTIVQQNNEWAQKNTDVFFSKELFKQELIHFFDQHNIEKLDWDLLYQHRKYDETDILNGPFELLADFTRGNNEVTVEQVLAFVEQTDKFEDYLFTSLKDKLTGDPNIELNEMQINQLADG from the coding sequence AACCATCAACTCTCTATAAAAGATCGAGGGATTTTTTTTGAAGTTTTAGACTTTAAAGATATTGTGGCTCCCTGGGGAAACAGATCACAAGAGGAAATTAACTTTAGATTTTCAGGGTATGACATTTATATAGGATTATTGTGGATGAAGTATGGTACAGCTTCTGGAGCAGATGATCCGGCAACCGGAAAACCATATGGATCTGGTACAGAAGAGGAGTTTCGGTTAGCTGTCCAAAAGTTTAAAGATGGCCAAAAGATTGCCATTTATTTTTTCTTCAAAGAGCCAAGGAAATCCACCAGTATTAAAGAAACGGAGGATTTGCTCAAGGTCCAGAAATTTAAGACAGAAATTCAAGATAGTGGTTGGGTACATACGTTTCCTGATTTGGCGGATAAGACTAGTTTTGTCAATAAAATCCATCAAGTGCTTAATGATTGGGTATGGGAGGTAGAACAAAAAAAGAGAGTAGAAGAAAAAAATGAATTTTTTAAAGAAAACCAAGTAACCACAGCAACTGCGGAATCTATTGATTTTTCCAATTTTATTATTGGTATAGTGCCCTACAAAAAAGTTATACATCGTACTTTAAGTCCGTATGATTCAAATGCTGATTCTATAGATAGTTTTTTTGATACATCAAATAGAAAAACATTAGCTGAATTAGCTGCAGAAGAAACAAGGATAGTAGTGTTAGGTGGTGCAGGATCCGGAAAGTCTACCGAATTATCTAATCTGGTAGCACACTATTCAGTTCCAAATTCCCCATTTGTTCCTGTTTTTCAAAAGATGAACACCTACGTAAATGAAAATATAGAAGATTTTCTACCAAGAGATTGGAACAAAATACCCGAAAATATTTGTTTAGTAATTCTGGATGGTCTGGATGAGATTGAGCCTGTAAATTTTAATACTGCGGTAAGAAAGATAAGTTCTTTTTCAAGTAAGTTTCCAAGCATTCATATTGTTATCTCTTGTCGAACTAATTTTTATGAATTTCCATCAGACATTTCAGGAGGTACACTTTCCGATTTTGATGTCTACTTATTTGATGATATCGATGTTAAGGACATTCGAACATATGCGCATGAAGAATATCAAATTAACGGGGGTGAATTTATAAAAGAAGCCTATAATAAAGGTTTCAAAGATCTTATCATACAGCCCTTTTTCCTTCAGATTTTGCTGGAAAAATATAAATTAAATGCAGACTTAGAAATTAGTAAGGCCGATTTACTAAATGAATTCATTGAGAAAAGGTTCGACTTTGATCAAATACATTTTAATGGGACAACTAACTTAAAGTTGCAGAAGAATAGGGTGATGGAATTATTGCGAAAAGTTGCCCTAACTATGGAATTTATGGGTAAAAATTATGTTTCTTTTGATCAACTAAGCCAAATTTTACCTGATCCTGCTGATCTAGATTTAATAAGATATTCTACCACGTTTAAAAATTTTGATGATGATCCTGCAGTGTGGGGTTTTGAACATAATAATATTCAGGAATTTTTAGCAGCAAGCTCATTACATGAAATGTCAATTGAAGAAATAAAGGAAACAATTTCTTTTAAAGGTAAGATTATTAAACCCAGTTGGGTAAATACTTTGTTCTTTTTGATGAGCATAATTGATGATAACAAAAGAAAAGGATTAATCGAATGGATACTGAAGATAGAACCGGAAATTTTGGTCAAGATAGAACCAGATAAAATAGATCCGCAGATAAGATTTGAAATTTTTAAAAATATCTTCAATCATTATAAAAAACAAGGGGTATGGCTAAGATCAAACAAGTTCACTGCAATAGAACTTGCACGTTTTGCGCCAATGGAATCTGCTAATGAATTTCTCCTTAAAGAGCTCTTAGATAAAAATAATAGCAGATATACGAGATTGAATGCGCTTCATCTGATCGATGATCAGCATCTTGGAGCTCAAGAAAATGTAAAAACAAAAGAAGCTCTTTTATCTTTTATACTTGAAGAAACTACTGATGTTCATTATTTTAATGCGGCAGCCTATGCACTAGGAACACTTGGGTATGCAAACCGAGCTGTAATTGATGAATTGATGAAAGTTTATGGAAAAAGAAATAATCAATATATCCGTTCGGCTATGTACAGGCTGATACATAAAGCCCAGCTCGAGAGTGAATATGTTGATTATTTAATACAAGGACTGGATATTTCGGAACAAGATAAAGATAGGGATAAGGTCAACTTATTAGATGAAGAGATGCAGCTTACTGAAGTTTTTTCTGCCAATTTTGGAATTGAAGCCCTTAAAAAAATACTAAAATATCTTTCTGACGATACTAATAGTAGAGTGTTGTTTAGGCTAGATAATCGAGAAAAAGTACTTAAAAGTATTATCGATCAATCAGCAGAACTATATAATCAATACCCTGATTTATATGATCTTATTAATAAAGCGTACAAACATAATATTCGTTTAGGTGATGAAAAAAGTTTAGATATTTTAAGTAGCTTTTTTAACAAAACCGAAACTTCGTTAAGAATATTTAAAGAGATTTTTGGCAATAGTGCAATTTTATCATATGAAAGAGCCCATCTTTACAAAAGACTTGTAAATAAAGATGCTATAGATTATGTTATTGGATTGTATAAAGAGCATAATTTAACAAATGAAGACCTGTTATCATTTTACAAAGAAGTGAAGTGGTATGGAAGCCAACAAATTAAGGAAGAATTTAACTATCTGGAACAACAGATCAGGGAAAATTCAAAGGTATTGGACAATGTAAGTGAACCTACTATTGTACAACAAAATAATGAGTGGGCGCAGAAGAACACTGATGTTTTCTTCTCAAAAGAGCTATTCAAACAGGAATTAATTCACTTTTTTGATCAGCATAATATTGAAAAGCTAGATTGGGATTTGCTATATCAGCATAGAAAGTATGATGAAACAGATATTCTTAATGGACCATTCGAGCTTCTTGCAGATTTTACCAGAGGAAATAATGAGGTCACTGTTGAACAGGTTTTAGCTTTTGTTGAGCAAACGGATAAATTTGAAGATTATCTTTTCACAAGTCTGAAAGACAAATTGACAGGTGATCCTAACATAGAATTAAACGAGATGCAGATAAATCAGCTTGCTGATGGGTAA